The Leptodactylus fuscus isolate aLepFus1 chromosome 1, aLepFus1.hap2, whole genome shotgun sequence nucleotide sequence acctaccgtggagcgtaggatactatgggggacctaacGTGGAGCGTaggatactatgggggacctaccgtggagcgtataatactatgggggacctaccgtggagcgtataatactatgggggacctaccgtggagcgtataatactatgggggacctaccgtggagcgtataatactatgggggacctaccgtggagcgtatgaTACTAtaggggacctaccgtggagcgtataatactatgggagacctactgtggagcgtataatactatgggagacctaccgtggagcgtataatactatggggcacctaccgtggagcgtataataccatggggcacctaccgtggagcgtataataccatGGGGGACCTaccttggagcatataatactatgagagacctactgtggagcgtataatactatgggggatctaccgtggagcatttaatactgtgtggggtagccactgtggagcgtataatactgtgggggacctaccgtgcagcgtataatactatgggggacctaccatggagcgtataatactgtgggggacctaccgtggagcgtataatactatgggggacctaccgtggagcgtataatactatgggggacctaccgtggagcgtataatactatgggggacctaccgtggagcgtataccgtatttttcggactataagacgcaccggaccataagacgcactaaggttttagaggaggaaaatagggaaaaaaaaaaattttaaggaaaaaaaattggtgaaatatttaataacctaataatataatatttcaccaatgtaaatagaaccgggggctttcggacacagggataccaaatgtgtatgtgtttcacagtaatgtttttgttttatatgtattgtagggctatgggggtgatttgaacatatctatctatctaattcctatctatctatctgtatgtctatctatctaatctcatccatggatggaaagagacaccctgcagtgaagctatgtaagaagagaaaaaggggcgggccagacgggtgaaggaggtgtggttttctaagcaaacttgaaaacacacctctttcacctgtctggctcgtccctccttcactgcctctcagatgtcgcttctgcaatgatgccacacaggcagggaaataggggcgggccagacgggtgaaggaggcgtggtttcaagcttgccgagaaaaccacgcctcctcccgtttggcccgcccctccttccctgtctgtgtggtttcattgccggagccagatctgagaggcagtgaaggagggacgggccagacgggtgaaagaggcgtggttttctcggcaagcttgaaaccacgcttccttcacctgtctggcccgcccctacttccctgcctctcagatctcgctcctgcaaatacgcgacacagacagggaaggaggggcagagcaggcagacaccgtgctgctcttcttttcattcgcacagacgggacacagacgctgcgcacgctgcattcggactataagacgcacacacattttcctcccatattgggaggaaaaaaagtgcgtcttatagtccgaaaaatacggtaattctatgggagacctaccgtggagcgtataatactatgggggacctaccgtggagcgtataatactatgggggacctaccgtggagcgtataatactatgggagacctaccgtggagcgtataatactatgggagacctaccgtggagcgtataatactatgggagacctaccgtggagcgtataatactatgggagacctaccgtggagcgtataatactatgggggacctaccgtggagcatttaatactatgggggacctaccgtggagcgtataatactatgggggacctaccgtggagcgtataatactatggcggacctaccgtggagcgtataatactatggcggacctaccgtggagcgtataatactatgggggacctaccgtggagcatataatactatggggcacctaccgtggagcgtataataccatgggggacctaccgtggagcgtataataccatGGGGGAcgtaccgtggagcgtataataccatgggggacctaccgtggagcgtataataccatgggggacctaccgtggagcgtataccACACACAAGGCCGTCATGGTATTTAGGTTTCTGGGGTACAGGCTCCACCTCACGCGCCCATTGCAGTGCCCCAGAGGGGTTTCCTTGTCCCTGGAGATCGGCGCTCATCAGCCCTAATGATCTCCCTGTTTACTACCTCAGCAGTGATACGTCATTAAAGTAAGTGAATCCCCCCAAAGAATGAACctgaaacagaagaaaaaaacccAGCCTGACTTTAATAAATAAATCTCTGAGacctgtaatatattatataagagCTGAGGGGAGGGGCTATCAGACTCCACCCACTCCACAGCCAGCCATTCTCCAAGTGCAAGGTGCATAATAAATAAGACGTCTCCAGCAGTCGCGCTCTGTACAGCCTGGTACATCTGCTCctcggaaagctgagtgacaatctCATGGTCGAACAGTAAATCTCCGGAGAGGAGAGAGCAGCCGGTCAGGACTCTGGGAGAGCTGGGTGACTCTTCTGGGGAGGAGCTACATTGCGGCCATCCAGTTACTGGGACTTTATTGGCAACTCCAGTTTTACGTCCTGACATCGACATCTCCAATTGGTCACCTGCAGCAGGACGACCCAAACTCCGCCCACCGGGCACTTAATAGTGACCCCTGATATACTCAGCATAggggaggggtgtataatactgagggtcACAACCTTCCAGGACATTGGTCGCAAGCAGTGGGCGTGGTCACGTGTTGGCACATTCGCACGGATTCCCGCAGCGCTGCTTCTGCTGCCAGAGCTCCGCCAATTCCTGCGCAGAGAACTGTGGGGCGGAGAGCATGGCTCGGTCACATGACTTCTCACAGAGCCAGCTGTCATCCTGGTAAcggcgggggccaatggctgccATCCAGATGCCCATGCTGACGTCCTCACCCTGGTAGGTCTTCAGTCGGTCGGCGTTGGCCGCCAGCCATTGGACAATGTCGCGAGAGATGACGTATCCGGAGCCACAGGCGAAGGCGGGGTAGGCGGGGCTCATGTACTCCAGCTCCTGCCACTTCCCGGTCCGGTCCACAGCCCAGTTCAGGCGGAAGTTCCCCCACCAGGCGTTGGGCCCCTGCACCTTCCTGTCCTCCAGGGCCCGCAGCACATTGTCCAGGTGGATGAAGCAGTCGTCATCCGTCTTCAGCAGAAAGTGGAAGGTGGTGGAGGCCTCCAGCCAGCGGTAGAAGAGCAGCAGCTTGCGCGGGACGTTGCGGTAAGTGTCCACCACATCTACGAAGACCATGTCGCCGTGGGCGTAGCTCTCTGCCTGgagctccgcctcctcctcctctagggCAGCCCGGTGCTGGCTGAAGCGCTGGGGGCGGTCACTGAGTCTCTGGAGGAGGAGTTCGCCATCGTGGAGCGTGTACGTGAAGCCGCCGGCCACGCCCTCCACGCCCTGAGAGAAGTCGTAGGGTAACAGCCCTTCATCGGCCGccgtcacctgcagcacacccccGCCATCGTTCAGGGTGACCTGGTGCACGCCCCACATGGGTAACCCCTCGGCGTCATGGCTGTCCCAGCGCACCGTGCCATGGAAGCCCTCCGGCAGGATGAATTGCTCCACTGGCTTGTAGCAGAGCCTGGCGGCGGCGGTGACGGGCGAGCCGGGGCTGAGCGGGGTGAGGCGGGCGACAAACAGCGGCTCCTCATGCTCGGCCTGGAACAGGCGCACGCTGATATTCCGGGTGAGGCCAGGACACCACGCCCCCAGCCGGGTGATGATGATCGGGTGTAACACCCGGAAGGTGACGCTGAGCTGGCGGTGCGGGGAGTGGGCGGGCTCCGGCCCGGTGAAAGCCTCGATCTCCCGGTGTAGCACGGGGGAGCTGATGTTCAGCAGGCGGCAGGAGTACGGGTCTTCCCGGTCCTCGGGCGGCACCGAGCAGGCCTGAGAGCCGAGGATGAAGCGCAGCAGCGGGCGCCGGGAGGGGGGCAGGGCCTGGAGCCAGCCGCCGCGGATGCTGTCCCGCAGGGCGCGGTGCTGGCGGGCGGACAGGACACCGATGACTAGCGGGTGGTGCGGGGAGCggagccagagctgcaggagGAGGCCGAGCAGGGCCGGGCACAGCAGCAGGAGCAGCGGGCGGCGCATCAGGCCCGGAGCAGCGCCCACACCCCACAGCGCCGGTCACAGGAAGTCAGCGCGGAGCCACAGCCAATCACAGCGCGCCTCTTACTATTGCCGGAGCAACCGCCTATGCTGAGCGCTGCTATTGGCTGCACCACTAATCACGTGAGCAGCGTGCTGTAACCGGCTGGCGCGGCTGAGCTCCTATTGGCTGACTGGCCGGGCTATGTCTGCCGCTATTGGCTGATCTACCTGCGCATGCGTAACACACGTGAAGCGAGTACAGTTGTGAAAGTATGGGAACGTCGCCAGGTAGGAAGTCTCTAGTGCTCAGCCTGATCCGCCTGCTTCATGGCActgcccattaaaggggttgtcctagttAAAGGGATATCACAAGTttactcaaagccaggaatggtGATAATATGACCTAGAGTGAGGTAGTCACCGGCGCGGTCACCTCAGGCCATTGGGCAGATAGGACAGTGGTTATAAGCAGGGCTGGGAAGTACAATGGCCgacaccataataataataataataatatatctcctgtaccccaccagtataatggccgacacatcagccgcaggctatctcctgtaccccaccagtataatggccgacacatcagccgcaggctatctcctgtaccccaccagtacaatggccgacacatcagccgcaggctatctcctgtatcccaccagtacaatggccgacacatcagccgcaggctatctcctgtatcccaccagtataatggccgacacatcagccgcaggctatctcctgtaccccaccagtataatggccgacacatcagccgcaggctatctcctgtaccccaccagtataatggccgacacatcagccgcaggctatctcctgtatcccaccagtacaatggccgacacatcagccgcaggctatctcctgtaccccaccagtacaatggcc carries:
- the LOC142191436 gene encoding UDP-GalNAc:beta-1,3-N-acetylgalactosaminyltransferase 2-like, giving the protein MRRPLLLLLCPALLGLLLQLWLRSPHHPLVIGVLSARQHRALRDSIRGGWLQALPPSRRPLLRFILGSQACSVPPEDREDPYSCRLLNISSPVLHREIEAFTGPEPAHSPHRQLSVTFRVLHPIIITRLGAWCPGLTRNISVRLFQAEHEEPLFVARLTPLSPGSPVTAAARLCYKPVEQFILPEGFHGTVRWDSHDAEGLPMWGVHQVTLNDGGGVLQVTAADEGLLPYDFSQGVEGVAGGFTYTLHDGELLLQRLSDRPQRFSQHRAALEEEEAELQAESYAHGDMVFVDVVDTYRNVPRKLLLFYRWLEASTTFHFLLKTDDDCFIHLDNVLRALEDRKVQGPNAWWGNFRLNWAVDRTGKWQELEYMSPAYPAFACGSGYVISRDIVQWLAANADRLKTYQGEDVSMGIWMAAIGPRRYQDDSWLCEKSCDRAMLSAPQFSAQELAELWQQKQRCGNPCECANT